In Silene latifolia isolate original U9 population chromosome X, ASM4854445v1, whole genome shotgun sequence, the following proteins share a genomic window:
- the LOC141621791 gene encoding signaling peptide TAXIMIN 2-like, protein MGECRCRPLGFLIGLPFALLSLVLSLIGAVVWIIGFVLSCCPCCCCCAGIADLAMELVKLPVNIIVWFIDKFPC, encoded by the exons ATGGGAGAATGCAGATGTAGACCACTTGGGTTCTTGATAGGTCTTCCATTTGCTCTTCTTTCCTTGGTTTTATCTCTTATTGGTGCTGTTGTTTGGATTATTGG ATTTGTGTTGAGCTGTTGCCCATGTTGCTGTTGCTGTGCCGGAATTGCAGATTTGGCAATGGAGTTGGTGAAGCTTCCCGTTAATATCATTGTTTGGTTCATCGATAAGTTCCCTTGCTAA